A part of Larkinella insperata genomic DNA contains:
- a CDS encoding DNA/RNA non-specific endonuclease, with protein sequence MFFRSSFRSRRYYRRGFRMRSNTLVLLFVFFLIGLFLHYGGRTEPVVAFWNDIKSLVGLKADRRGRDISSQNPYKAPEPSPVVESDNTDTEASDDRSMLEKSRSETKAARKAPRASSRKKLFDFEKAVDFTLPSFLVTDDIIRHDGYTLRYREEFEQADWVAYPLLEDEILGDADRKNEQFQPDPMVKTGSALASDYTRSGYDRGHLAPAGDFKFSKQMMRQTFYMSNISPQEPDFNRGIWRQLEEQVRVWALRDKGLYVVTGPVLRPGLPTIGKKNQVAVPEYYYKVLLYCNNPDIRMIAFLLKNEGSERSLKQFVVSVDEVERRTGIDFFPKIPDQLEQQLERARPAQMIADWFRL encoded by the coding sequence ATGTTTTTTCGTTCGTCTTTTCGTTCCCGGCGCTATTATCGGCGCGGATTTCGGATGCGTAGCAATACGCTGGTTCTGCTGTTTGTTTTTTTTCTGATTGGGTTGTTTCTCCACTACGGCGGTCGGACGGAACCGGTGGTGGCTTTCTGGAATGACATCAAAAGCTTAGTGGGCTTAAAGGCCGACCGGCGCGGGCGGGATATCTCGTCGCAAAACCCGTACAAAGCACCCGAACCCAGCCCGGTGGTGGAATCGGACAATACCGATACGGAGGCTTCGGACGACCGGTCCATGCTGGAAAAATCCCGCTCCGAAACCAAAGCGGCCCGGAAGGCGCCCAGGGCCAGCAGCCGGAAGAAACTGTTTGATTTTGAAAAAGCCGTTGATTTTACCCTGCCGTCGTTTCTGGTAACCGATGACATCATTCGGCATGATGGGTACACCTTGCGGTATCGTGAAGAATTTGAGCAGGCGGACTGGGTGGCCTACCCCTTGCTGGAAGATGAGATCCTGGGCGACGCGGACCGGAAAAACGAGCAGTTTCAGCCCGACCCAATGGTCAAAACCGGCTCGGCGCTGGCTTCGGATTACACCCGATCGGGCTACGACCGGGGGCACCTGGCGCCGGCGGGCGATTTCAAGTTTTCGAAGCAAATGATGCGGCAGACGTTCTACATGAGCAACATCAGCCCCCAGGAGCCGGACTTCAACCGGGGCATCTGGCGGCAACTCGAAGAGCAGGTACGGGTTTGGGCGCTGCGCGACAAAGGGCTTTATGTTGTTACCGGCCCGGTGCTGCGTCCGGGTCTGCCGACGATTGGCAAAAAAAATCAGGTTGCCGTTCCGGAATATTATTACAAAGTGCTGCTCTACTGCAACAACCCGGACATTCGGATGATTGCGTTTCTGCTCAAAAATGAGGGTTCCGAACGGTCGCTGAAGCAATTTGTGGTGTCGGTCGACGAGGTGGAGCGCCGGACGGGAATCGACTTCTTTCCCAAAATTCCTGACCAGCTGGAGCAGCAACTGGAGCGCGCCCGACCCGCTCAGATGATCGCTGACTGGTTCCGTTTGTGA
- a CDS encoding MerR family transcriptional regulator encodes MILILYLCGNQIVMSKKIENYIGYDQGQLGDLSGVVWEPRYTLKDIDNLSYRTLNYWDEKKFLLPVERETTDKWRRFSFVEYIWIKILQELMDMGVALPEMVKSLLRYFGTFGYMDAFEPLLKKEFTSDYWFEGDNKRNAAERFSRFLAVIVVEKNPAAIRLYSDGYCQTIWGNPKAEVIELFFKDTTRDKEFESFVQVSIGHIISQLLIKATEQPAKGRLDNILIKDILNENEAELLRHLRRKDVSELTIRLTDGEIKMIELTEKGQIDDLGTRLSDWFVKEGYQEITYKTNGGKRVSFERTTKMKL; translated from the coding sequence ATGATTTTAATTTTGTATCTTTGTGGAAATCAAATTGTTATGAGTAAGAAGATTGAAAACTATATAGGGTACGATCAGGGTCAATTAGGAGATCTATCTGGAGTAGTATGGGAACCGCGCTATACGCTTAAAGACATTGATAATCTTTCCTATCGCACTCTCAATTACTGGGACGAGAAGAAGTTCTTGCTACCTGTGGAGCGGGAAACAACCGATAAATGGCGACGCTTTAGCTTTGTAGAATACATTTGGATTAAGATACTTCAGGAGCTTATGGACATGGGAGTGGCCTTGCCGGAGATGGTCAAAAGTTTGTTGCGGTACTTTGGCACCTTCGGCTATATGGATGCATTCGAACCGTTACTAAAGAAGGAGTTTACCAGTGATTATTGGTTTGAGGGTGATAATAAAAGAAACGCTGCTGAGCGTTTCTCCCGTTTCCTGGCCGTAATCGTTGTAGAGAAAAATCCCGCTGCTATTCGGCTCTATTCTGATGGATATTGTCAGACCATATGGGGCAATCCTAAAGCGGAAGTGATAGAACTATTTTTTAAAGATACTACCAGAGATAAAGAATTTGAGTCGTTCGTGCAAGTTTCAATTGGGCATATAATTAGTCAATTATTGATCAAAGCCACCGAACAACCCGCCAAAGGGCGGCTGGACAATATCCTGATAAAGGATATTTTAAATGAAAACGAGGCAGAACTCTTAAGACACCTCCGCCGTAAGGATGTGAGTGAACTAACCATCCGGCTCACCGATGGTGAAATAAAAATGATTGAACTAACGGAGAAAGGACAAATAGACGACTTAGGCACTCGCCTATCGGACTGGTTTGTTAAGGAAGGTTATCAGGAAATCACCTACAAAACCAATGGCGGCAAACGAGTGAGTTTTGAACGAACCACGAAGATGAAACTATAA
- a CDS encoding ABC transporter permease produces MNLLENIREGLRSIISNRLRTILTSLIIAIGITSLVGILTAIDGLQSSVDNSFAGLGANTFDIEGPQDYRRFGGRAEKRVPPIDYHQAMTFKRRFQQGENVSVYASVTGSAQVKYASKKTNPNIQLIGVDDSYLAIKAMKLQSGRNFSLTDLENSLNVTVIGSEVASTLFDRNQNPLNKEINVLGGKYKVIGVLEKKGGFSGGDDDRLVLVPLENARAMAANRTLTFNITGSVPNMKDAETAVEEARGLMRQIRRDALGRPDTFEIRRADELAKDFENITGYLRIGGFGIGFITLLGASIALMNIMMVSVTERTREIGIRKSLGATPQRIREQFLIEAIVICIMGGLGGIVLGIGIGNLISTVVSQGNGNFVVPWFWMAVGILVCVAVGLFSGIYPAYKASRLDPIDALRYE; encoded by the coding sequence ATGAATTTGCTCGAAAACATTCGCGAAGGGTTGCGGTCGATCATTTCCAATCGCCTGCGCACCATCTTGACCTCGCTGATCATCGCCATCGGTATTACCTCGCTGGTTGGCATTTTGACGGCCATCGACGGGCTTCAGAGTTCGGTGGACAACAGCTTCGCCGGTTTGGGCGCCAATACGTTTGATATCGAAGGCCCGCAGGATTACCGCCGGTTTGGTGGGCGGGCCGAAAAGCGGGTACCGCCCATCGACTACCACCAGGCCATGACTTTTAAACGACGGTTTCAGCAGGGTGAAAACGTGTCGGTTTATGCCTCCGTAACGGGTTCGGCTCAGGTAAAATACGCATCGAAAAAAACCAATCCCAACATTCAGTTGATTGGAGTTGATGATAGTTACCTGGCCATCAAAGCCATGAAGCTTCAATCGGGGCGTAACTTTTCCCTAACCGATCTGGAAAATTCACTAAATGTTACCGTTATCGGTAGTGAAGTCGCTTCGACCTTATTTGACCGGAATCAGAATCCGCTGAATAAAGAGATCAATGTATTGGGGGGCAAGTACAAGGTGATTGGAGTGCTGGAGAAGAAGGGCGGTTTTTCGGGCGGAGACGATGACCGGCTGGTGCTGGTGCCGCTGGAAAATGCCCGGGCCATGGCCGCAAACCGGACGCTGACTTTCAATATCACGGGTTCGGTACCGAACATGAAAGACGCCGAAACGGCGGTGGAAGAAGCCCGGGGGCTGATGCGTCAGATCCGACGGGATGCGCTGGGGCGGCCGGATACGTTTGAAATCAGGCGGGCGGATGAACTCGCAAAGGATTTTGAAAACATAACGGGTTACCTGCGCATTGGCGGCTTTGGCATCGGGTTTATTACGCTGCTGGGGGCTTCGATTGCGCTCATGAACATCATGATGGTGTCGGTGACCGAACGAACCCGGGAGATCGGCATCCGGAAGTCGCTGGGGGCTACGCCCCAGCGGATTCGGGAGCAGTTTCTGATCGAAGCCATCGTGATTTGCATCATGGGCGGTTTGGGAGGAATTGTTCTCGGCATCGGGATTGGCAACCTGATTTCGACGGTGGTGAGCCAGGGCAATGGTAACTTTGTTGTACCCTGGTTCTGGATGGCGGTAGGTATTCTGGTCTGCGTGGCAGTTGGTTTATTCTCAGGAATTTACCCGGCTTACAAAGCCTCCCGGCTGGATCCGATTGATGCTTTGCGGTACGAGTAG
- a CDS encoding purine-nucleoside phosphorylase — MLEQIQQAAQFIRSFNTPTPTVGIILGTGLGALAKEVKTAVEIPYETIPHFPLSTVESHTGKLLLGSLAGKPVVVMQGRFHFYEGYSMGQVTFPVRVMKALGVETLLISNAAGGLNPGFQVSDLMVIEDHISLLLPQNSLTGPHVPAFGDRFPDMSEPYHPELIQAAETIAQELGFAVKKGVYVGVTGPQLETKAEYRMLRQWGADVVGMSTVPEVIVAHQMGMEVFACSVVTDLCIPETLEKASLPKILAAAARAEPTLTALFRELVARR; from the coding sequence ATGCTCGAACAGATTCAACAAGCCGCCCAGTTTATTCGGTCTTTCAACACACCCACGCCCACCGTTGGCATCATTCTCGGAACGGGCCTTGGCGCACTGGCCAAAGAAGTCAAAACGGCGGTTGAAATACCGTACGAAACCATTCCCCACTTTCCGTTGTCGACGGTTGAATCGCATACGGGCAAACTCCTCCTGGGTTCGCTGGCGGGCAAACCGGTGGTCGTCATGCAGGGACGGTTTCACTTTTACGAAGGCTATTCGATGGGGCAGGTGACGTTTCCGGTTCGGGTCATGAAAGCGTTGGGCGTCGAAACCCTGCTAATTTCCAACGCGGCCGGTGGCCTGAATCCCGGCTTTCAGGTGAGCGATTTGATGGTAATTGAAGACCACATCAGCCTGTTGCTGCCCCAGAATTCGCTGACGGGTCCGCACGTTCCGGCCTTCGGCGACCGCTTCCCCGATATGAGCGAACCGTATCATCCGGAACTGATTCAGGCCGCCGAGACCATCGCCCAAGAACTGGGCTTTGCGGTGAAAAAAGGCGTTTACGTGGGCGTTACCGGTCCGCAACTGGAGACGAAAGCTGAATACCGGATGCTGCGCCAGTGGGGCGCCGACGTGGTTGGCATGTCGACGGTGCCGGAAGTTATCGTGGCGCACCAAATGGGTATGGAAGTCTTTGCCTGCTCGGTGGTGACGGATTTGTGCATTCCCGAAACGCTCGAAAAAGCCAGCCTGCCGAAAATCCTGGCCGCTGCCGCCCGGGCCGAACCCACCCTGACGGCTTTGTTCCGGGAGTTGGTTGCCCGGCGGTAA
- a CDS encoding VapE domain-containing protein yields MSERSREASQALASIINYMQEDLPTKAPDKESGQVGSRFEQVERFLSQNYSFRYNTVKGQVEILDSEADHFVPTTDWIENSILRRVRQAGLKCDSATLRTILLSDFSPSYDPFQDYFSRLEAWDGQDHIQHLAETVQTTKPELWPVCLRKWLVASVGSLLEARVINHTVIVFSGKQGIGKTTWMEKLVPGNCKDYLYSGTVNPNNKDTMINMAECWLINLDELENLNKSEVGSLKEMITKSNIRIRRPYGHNNENLPRRASFVGSVNAAQFLTDTTGGRRFLCFEAVNIHHQHDVDMNQVYAQALALFRGGYQYWFNQAETAEIERNNEEYRAKSVEEELLLTYFKPCGKEEADMYLNATQVLEKMRERGSHINPSTNASRNLGMIMQKHGFLRMKKGGLYVYALRERKPIEIASDKHRATVNTNEYHMQIMMDLANRDR; encoded by the coding sequence ATGAGTGAAAGAAGTAGAGAGGCCAGTCAAGCGCTGGCAAGTATAATCAATTATATGCAGGAGGATTTACCGACGAAGGCCCCGGATAAGGAGTCAGGCCAAGTAGGGAGCCGGTTTGAACAAGTGGAACGCTTTCTGAGCCAAAACTATAGCTTTAGGTACAATACTGTCAAAGGCCAAGTTGAAATTTTGGATTCGGAAGCTGACCATTTTGTGCCAACAACAGACTGGATCGAGAACTCTATATTACGACGAGTTCGTCAAGCTGGATTAAAATGTGATAGCGCAACTTTACGCACCATCCTGTTGTCCGACTTCAGCCCGAGTTACGATCCATTTCAGGACTACTTTTCCAGACTGGAAGCTTGGGACGGCCAGGACCACATTCAGCATTTGGCTGAGACGGTTCAGACTACGAAGCCAGAGCTGTGGCCAGTGTGTCTGAGGAAGTGGCTTGTGGCATCAGTAGGCAGTTTGCTTGAAGCAAGGGTAATCAATCATACGGTGATTGTTTTCTCCGGAAAACAAGGAATCGGAAAGACAACTTGGATGGAAAAGTTAGTCCCTGGAAACTGTAAGGATTATCTCTACTCTGGCACTGTTAATCCTAACAATAAGGATACAATGATCAATATGGCTGAGTGTTGGCTGATCAATCTCGATGAGCTAGAGAATCTAAACAAGTCCGAGGTGGGGTCGCTAAAAGAGATGATTACAAAGAGTAACATTCGTATTCGTCGTCCTTACGGCCACAACAATGAGAACTTGCCTCGCCGAGCCTCCTTCGTTGGTTCGGTAAACGCTGCCCAGTTTCTGACAGACACCACTGGAGGTAGACGCTTTTTATGTTTTGAAGCGGTCAACATTCATCATCAGCATGATGTCGATATGAACCAGGTATATGCGCAGGCGCTGGCACTGTTTAGAGGAGGATATCAGTATTGGTTCAATCAGGCAGAAACAGCCGAAATTGAACGTAACAACGAAGAGTACCGCGCTAAATCCGTGGAGGAAGAATTGCTGCTGACTTATTTTAAACCGTGCGGTAAAGAAGAGGCAGATATGTACCTGAACGCGACGCAGGTCCTGGAGAAGATGCGTGAGCGTGGTAGTCATATCAATCCAAGCACGAATGCTAGCAGAAATTTAGGGATGATTATGCAAAAACACGGATTTCTACGAATGAAAAAAGGTGGCCTGTATGTATATGCCCTTAGAGAACGTAAACCAATAGAGATTGCCAGTGATAAGCATCGCGCTACGGTGAATACCAATGAATATCACATGCAAATCATGATGGATCTCGCCAATCGAGACAGGTAA
- a CDS encoding helix-turn-helix transcriptional regulator produces the protein MYPKSTTPFHSLKTILNVALNGNKEHVEAICLRMGINPRDVYEHVCQAMEYGTGHVEAQPVAVQARAIVLRRLDNQQSAQIEDVSDELGLSVRSLQRRLQAEDVTFREIVDSARRDIALRLIRTTQHNINEIAFVMGYDEPSSFRRAFKKWTGHNPKAYQLATC, from the coding sequence ATGTATCCTAAATCGACGACACCATTTCACTCGTTAAAAACCATTCTGAACGTTGCCCTGAACGGCAACAAAGAACACGTTGAAGCCATCTGCCTGCGAATGGGAATCAATCCCCGTGACGTATACGAGCACGTGTGCCAGGCGATGGAATATGGCACCGGACATGTAGAAGCACAACCCGTCGCTGTACAGGCCCGCGCCATTGTGCTGCGCCGGCTCGATAACCAGCAATCGGCCCAGATCGAGGACGTGTCCGACGAATTAGGGTTATCGGTTCGGTCACTTCAGCGCCGGTTGCAGGCGGAGGACGTAACCTTTCGCGAAATTGTGGATTCTGCTCGTCGGGACATTGCCCTGCGGCTGATCCGCACGACGCAGCACAACATCAACGAGATTGCCTTTGTGATGGGCTACGACGAACCGAGTTCGTTCCGCCGGGCCTTTAAAAAATGGACGGGCCACAACCCGAAAGCGTACCAGTTGGCAACGTGTTAG
- a CDS encoding glycosyltransferase, whose product MNTKKILFATIPADGHFNPLTGIAKHLQSLGHDVRWYTGGHYVTKAEKLGIPVYPFRTARLVNQENIEELFPERNQIKSAIARLRFDLNNVFLHRAPEFVVDITEIHREFPFDLLVCDALFSAAPLLKKLLNVPVATIGIVPLSETSKDLPPSGMGLTPARGFFGKRKQDFLRYLTTNVLLKPCTGLYNSLLQQHGLPPTQDFLFDAFIRSADVYLQSGVPGFEYARRDMSKNVRFVGPLLPYSKGIRYPFNHYEKLKHYRNVLLVTQGTVERDPEKIIVPTLEAFKDSDFLVIATTGGSQTDALRARYPHDNLIIEDFVDFNEIMPYCDVYVTNGGYGGVMLSIQNRLPMVAAGIHEGKSEITARIGYFKLGVNLKTETPTPDQIRTQVHTVLKDPVYRRSLSKLRDEFAGYNPNSLCEKYIGEVLGESLRPVTNPSVF is encoded by the coding sequence ATGAACACTAAAAAAATACTTTTTGCCACCATCCCCGCCGACGGGCATTTCAACCCGCTTACGGGCATCGCCAAACACTTGCAGAGCCTGGGGCACGATGTTCGCTGGTACACCGGTGGACATTACGTTACCAAAGCCGAAAAACTGGGCATTCCGGTCTACCCGTTCCGGACCGCCAGGCTGGTCAATCAGGAAAACATCGAGGAGCTGTTTCCGGAACGCAACCAGATCAAGAGCGCCATCGCCCGGCTTCGCTTCGATCTGAACAACGTTTTCCTGCACCGGGCTCCGGAGTTTGTGGTCGACATTACCGAAATCCACCGGGAATTTCCGTTCGATCTGCTGGTTTGCGACGCCCTGTTTTCGGCCGCTCCGCTGCTCAAAAAATTGCTGAACGTGCCGGTAGCTACCATCGGGATTGTCCCTCTGTCGGAGACGTCGAAAGACTTGCCACCGTCCGGCATGGGCCTGACGCCCGCCCGTGGTTTCTTTGGTAAACGCAAACAAGATTTCCTGCGCTACCTGACAACCAACGTCTTGCTGAAACCGTGCACCGGCCTGTATAACAGCCTCCTGCAACAACACGGCTTGCCCCCGACCCAGGATTTTCTCTTTGATGCGTTCATCCGCAGTGCAGACGTGTATCTCCAGAGTGGGGTGCCCGGCTTTGAGTACGCCCGGCGCGACATGAGCAAAAATGTCCGGTTTGTCGGTCCGCTCCTCCCCTACAGCAAAGGAATTCGCTATCCGTTTAACCACTACGAGAAACTGAAACACTACCGCAACGTCCTGCTGGTTACGCAGGGAACGGTCGAACGGGATCCGGAAAAAATCATCGTTCCGACGCTCGAAGCCTTCAAAGATTCCGATTTCCTGGTGATTGCCACCACGGGCGGCTCCCAAACCGACGCGTTGCGGGCCCGCTATCCGCACGACAATCTAATTATTGAAGACTTTGTGGATTTCAACGAAATCATGCCGTACTGCGATGTGTACGTTACCAACGGCGGCTACGGTGGCGTTATGCTGAGCATCCAGAATCGGTTGCCGATGGTGGCGGCCGGGATTCACGAAGGCAAAAGCGAGATTACGGCCCGCATCGGCTACTTCAAGCTGGGCGTCAACCTGAAGACCGAAACGCCAACGCCCGATCAGATTCGCACGCAGGTCCACACCGTTCTGAAGGACCCGGTCTATCGCCGGAGTCTGTCGAAACTGCGGGATGAATTTGCGGGGTATAACCCCAACAGCCTGTGCGAAAAATACATCGGCGAAGTGCTGGGCGAGTCGCTGCGGCCGGTTACCAATCCTTCCGTTTTTTAA
- a CDS encoding asparagine synthetase B, producing MKRLLLPLILILALTTPTLASKILIPMDENQKNHLKAYGIAYWVLRQYDTEIDWLLNYRGGSFMMPHNQRFVNEMVIRGVSYEVISDAQGGQILAEVSSPDANMDAVKLQKAPKVAVYSPKTKQPWDDAVTLVMTYAEIPYETVFDEEVMDGKLAQYDWLHLHHEDFTGQYGKFFQFRDQPWYQAQKREAELIAKKYGLNKVSELKRNVVNKIRDYCLGGGYMFAMCNATDTYDIALATQNTDIAESIYDGDAADPAANSKLDYSQTLAFRNFQVYINPYQIEFSNIDNQPEERGLIEQNDYFTLFQFSAKWDPIPTMLTQNHMNIIKGFMGQTTAFKKGLIKPEVVVLAENRAANEARYIHAPYGKGFFTFYGGHDPEDYRHEINEEPTDLNLHPNSAGYRLILNNILFPAAKKKKQKT from the coding sequence ATGAAAAGGCTGCTCCTACCGCTCATCCTGATTTTGGCATTGACGACCCCGACGTTGGCGTCGAAAATCCTGATCCCGATGGATGAGAACCAGAAAAATCACCTGAAAGCGTACGGCATTGCCTACTGGGTTTTACGGCAGTACGACACCGAAATCGATTGGCTCCTGAACTACCGCGGAGGCAGTTTTATGATGCCCCACAACCAGCGGTTTGTTAACGAAATGGTGATTCGGGGCGTCAGCTACGAGGTTATTTCGGACGCCCAGGGGGGCCAGATTCTGGCGGAGGTTTCCTCACCGGACGCCAACATGGACGCCGTCAAACTACAGAAAGCCCCGAAAGTTGCCGTGTATTCCCCCAAAACCAAACAGCCCTGGGATGATGCCGTTACCCTCGTGATGACCTACGCCGAAATTCCCTACGAAACGGTTTTTGATGAGGAGGTCATGGACGGAAAACTGGCTCAGTACGACTGGCTCCACCTCCACCACGAGGATTTTACGGGACAATATGGCAAGTTTTTTCAGTTTCGCGACCAGCCCTGGTACCAGGCCCAAAAACGGGAAGCCGAGCTGATTGCCAAAAAATACGGTCTTAACAAAGTCTCCGAACTGAAGCGCAACGTGGTTAATAAAATCCGGGATTACTGCCTCGGGGGCGGTTACATGTTCGCCATGTGCAACGCCACGGACACCTACGACATCGCCCTGGCGACCCAGAACACCGACATTGCGGAATCCATCTACGATGGCGACGCGGCTGATCCGGCGGCCAACAGCAAACTGGATTACAGCCAGACGCTGGCCTTCCGTAACTTTCAGGTTTACATCAACCCCTACCAGATTGAATTCTCTAACATCGACAACCAGCCCGAAGAACGCGGCCTGATCGAACAGAACGACTATTTTACCCTCTTTCAGTTTTCGGCCAAGTGGGACCCCATTCCAACCATGCTGACCCAGAACCACATGAACATCATCAAGGGATTCATGGGGCAAACGACGGCCTTCAAGAAGGGCCTCATCAAACCGGAAGTGGTGGTGCTGGCCGAAAACCGGGCCGCCAACGAAGCGCGGTACATTCACGCGCCGTACGGGAAAGGGTTCTTTACGTTCTACGGGGGGCATGATCCGGAAGACTACCGGCACGAAATCAACGAGGAGCCAACGGACCTGAACCTGCACCCCAACTCGGCGGGTTACCGGTTGATCCTGAACAATATTCTGTTCCCGGCCGCCAAAAAGAAAAAGCAGAAAACCTAA
- a CDS encoding cupin domain-containing protein, with translation MNTHATSQATLNLSHVAIREADLDLAATCGIKYWFLPSPQASKVDTGVVWLAAGACGTALHTHSEEEEYFSVEYGELEIFVHDRWIRLTPGQSLTVPPGTRHTLRNQSNRPCLYFYSISPQYGSLI, from the coding sequence ATGAACACCCACGCAACCTCTCAGGCAACCCTCAACCTTTCCCACGTTGCCATCCGCGAAGCCGACCTTGATCTGGCGGCCACCTGCGGCATCAAGTACTGGTTTCTGCCTTCCCCGCAAGCGTCCAAAGTTGATACCGGTGTGGTCTGGCTGGCGGCCGGAGCCTGCGGAACGGCTTTGCATACGCACTCCGAAGAGGAAGAATATTTTTCGGTTGAATACGGTGAGCTGGAAATCTTTGTCCACGACCGCTGGATTCGCCTGACACCCGGGCAGTCGCTCACCGTGCCGCCGGGGACGCGGCACACGCTGCGCAATCAGTCCAACCGGCCGTGTCTGTATTTCTACTCTATTTCCCCGCAGTACGGTTCGCTGATTTGA
- a CDS encoding BaiN/RdsA family NAD(P)/FAD-dependent oxidoreductase, translating to MPSLKIIVIGGGAAGFFGAITAAETFPDADITLLEKNKTVLNKVRISGGGRCNVTHDCFDNRKLIKHYPRGESFLRPLLKQFDAASTVRWFESRGVRLKTEADGRMFPVTDSSETIVTCLLQEARRLGVHIRTSCGVKSLTQREGQWQLDLLTDETLLVDRVLVAVGGYPQAASYGWIPELENPQEPNPSLIAPVPSLFTFNTPDNPLLALAGVAVPDALVRIVGTKQEQRGPVLITHWGFSGPAVLRLSAWAARELAQLDYRHEIRINWLAALNENQIRDQLQTFRQQHPKKQVASQALFGLPARLWTALATEAGIAPTDRWAELAGKAQNRLINLLTNSTYAVSGKSTFKEEFVTCGGLATAAVKPETLESLTQPGLFFAGEVLDVDGITGGFNFQNAWTTGFVAGRNIGRVGNP from the coding sequence ATGCCGTCACTGAAAATTATCGTCATCGGCGGAGGAGCCGCCGGTTTTTTTGGAGCCATCACGGCCGCCGAAACCTTTCCGGACGCCGACATTACGCTGCTCGAAAAAAACAAAACCGTCCTGAACAAAGTCCGGATTTCGGGCGGGGGGCGCTGCAACGTCACGCACGACTGCTTCGACAACCGGAAACTGATCAAGCATTATCCGCGGGGCGAGTCGTTTCTGCGCCCGCTCCTGAAACAGTTCGACGCGGCTTCGACCGTCCGCTGGTTTGAAAGCCGGGGCGTCCGTTTAAAAACCGAAGCCGATGGCCGAATGTTTCCGGTTACCGATTCGTCCGAAACCATCGTCACCTGTTTGTTGCAGGAAGCGCGTCGGCTGGGCGTTCACATCCGGACCTCCTGCGGGGTCAAATCGCTGACGCAGCGGGAGGGGCAGTGGCAACTCGATCTGCTGACGGACGAAACCCTGCTGGTCGACCGGGTGCTGGTGGCGGTTGGCGGGTATCCGCAGGCGGCTTCGTACGGCTGGATTCCGGAACTTGAAAACCCGCAGGAGCCCAATCCATCGCTTATTGCCCCGGTGCCTTCCCTGTTCACGTTCAACACGCCCGACAACCCGCTGCTGGCTCTGGCGGGGGTTGCGGTTCCCGACGCCCTCGTCCGGATTGTCGGAACGAAGCAGGAGCAGCGCGGCCCGGTTCTGATCACCCACTGGGGTTTCAGCGGTCCGGCGGTGCTGCGGCTGTCGGCCTGGGCAGCCCGTGAGTTGGCTCAACTGGACTACCGTCACGAAATTCGCATCAACTGGCTGGCGGCCCTGAATGAAAATCAGATTCGGGACCAGTTGCAGACGTTTCGCCAGCAACACCCGAAAAAGCAGGTGGCTTCGCAGGCCTTGTTCGGTTTGCCCGCCCGCCTGTGGACCGCTCTGGCTACCGAAGCCGGAATTGCCCCCACCGACCGCTGGGCGGAACTGGCGGGCAAAGCCCAAAACCGCCTGATTAACCTGCTGACCAACAGTACTTACGCGGTTTCCGGAAAAAGCACGTTCAAGGAGGAATTTGTTACCTGTGGTGGTTTGGCCACGGCGGCTGTCAAGCCCGAGACGCTGGAAAGTTTGACGCAGCCGGGCCTGTTTTTTGCGGGTGAAGTGCTGGATGTTGACGGCATCACGGGCGGATTTAACTTCCAGAATGCCTGGACGACGGGGTTCGTGGCGGGTCGAAACATTGGCCGTGTCGGCAATCCGTAG
- a CDS encoding outer membrane beta-barrel protein produces the protein MKKLTLLTLLAWLIAVAMMPSAKAQTIEKGTKFLNAGIGLGTYTYRGIPIGASFEYTVKDNISVGGSFDFARYGHNSGGYKWNHTFLYFSARGTYHFGEILNISDSKFNPYAGLSLGFRTSSYRDNAGNSGDYYSPYGNSVFLGLHVGSRYMLSEKIGAYGEIGYGVSVLRLGVSVKF, from the coding sequence ATGAAAAAGTTAACCTTACTCACCCTGCTGGCGTGGCTGATTGCCGTCGCCATGATGCCTTCCGCCAAAGCGCAAACCATCGAAAAAGGCACCAAATTTCTGAATGCCGGTATTGGATTAGGAACCTACACGTACCGGGGAATACCCATCGGCGCATCGTTTGAATACACCGTAAAAGACAACATTTCCGTCGGTGGCTCTTTCGACTTCGCCCGTTACGGTCACAATAGCGGAGGTTACAAATGGAATCACACCTTCCTGTATTTCTCGGCCCGCGGCACTTACCATTTCGGTGAAATCTTAAACATCAGCGATAGTAAATTTAACCCCTACGCCGGTCTCTCACTTGGTTTCCGCACGTCGTCTTACCGCGATAATGCCGGCAATTCCGGCGACTACTACAGCCCTTACGGCAATTCCGTTTTCCTGGGTCTGCACGTGGGCTCGCGGTATATGCTTTCGGAAAAAATCGGGGCTTACGGTGAAATAGGCTACGGAGTATCCGTCCTGCGCCTGGGCGTCAGTGTTAAATTCTAA